A single genomic interval of Shinella zoogloeoides harbors:
- a CDS encoding methionine ABC transporter ATP-binding protein: MVLFKGVTKRFGDDANAFIALDGVDMAVGRGAITGIIGRSGAGKSTLIRLVNGLEKATAGEVVVDGTEVGGLNDAALRGLRREVGMIFQHFNLLSSRTAFDNIALPLEIAGLDRAAIRAKVGPLLDLVGLGDKAERYPSELSGGQKQRVGIARALATSPKLLLSDEATSALDPETTQSILALLKQINADLGLTVLLITHEMEVVKTIASHVAVIDKGRIVEQGRTFDIFTAPQHETTRILLSSTLGIGLPEWLRSGVKAAPSTGDRILVRLTFFGATAFQPLTARLVTEIGGDVNILAGAIEEIAGEPFGTLVVAYPATPDVLERADRFYAETGLATEVLGYVA; encoded by the coding sequence ATGGTGCTCTTCAAGGGCGTGACCAAGCGCTTCGGCGACGACGCCAACGCCTTCATCGCGCTCGACGGCGTCGACATGGCCGTCGGCCGCGGCGCCATCACCGGCATCATCGGACGGTCCGGCGCGGGCAAGTCCACGCTCATCCGCCTCGTCAACGGCCTCGAGAAGGCGACGGCGGGCGAGGTGGTGGTGGACGGAACCGAGGTCGGCGGGCTGAACGATGCGGCCCTGCGCGGCCTTCGCCGCGAAGTCGGCATGATCTTCCAGCACTTCAACCTACTCTCCTCGCGCACCGCCTTCGACAATATCGCCCTGCCGCTCGAAATCGCCGGACTGGACCGCGCCGCGATCAGGGCCAAGGTCGGCCCGCTGCTCGATCTCGTTGGTCTCGGCGACAAGGCGGAACGCTACCCGTCCGAACTTTCCGGCGGCCAGAAGCAGCGCGTCGGCATCGCCCGCGCGCTCGCCACCTCGCCCAAGCTCCTGCTCTCCGACGAGGCGACCTCCGCGCTCGACCCGGAAACCACCCAGTCGATCCTCGCGCTCCTCAAGCAGATCAACGCCGATCTCGGCCTGACGGTGCTCCTGATCACCCACGAGATGGAGGTAGTGAAGACCATCGCCTCGCATGTCGCGGTCATCGACAAGGGCCGGATCGTCGAGCAGGGCCGCACCTTCGACATCTTCACCGCGCCGCAGCACGAGACGACGCGCATCCTCCTCTCCTCGACGCTCGGCATCGGCCTGCCGGAATGGCTGCGCTCCGGCGTCAAGGCCGCACCGTCCACCGGCGACCGCATCCTCGTGCGCCTCACCTTCTTCGGCGCGACGGCCTTCCAGCCGCTGACGGCGCGGCTGGTCACGGAGATCGGCGGAGACGTCAACATCCTCGCAGGGGCCATCGAGGAGATCGCCGGGGAACCCTTCGGCACGCTCGTCGTCGCCTATCCCGCGACACCCGACGTCCTCGAACGCGCCGACCGCTTCTATGCCGAAACCGGCCTTGCCACGGAGGTGCTCGGCTATGTCGCCTGA
- a CDS encoding ABC transporter permease yields the protein MNRTLRLLRRRVFGSIPVLLIVVVLTFLLLEAAAGDAVDAYLLSIGGGDATIAQSLRVSYGLDQSMAARLWLYLTSLARLDLGWSVAFDRPVRDLILERLPNTLLLMGSATALSFAIGSALGIVAGAKPGSGRDRVLSTLSLVLYAIPGFWLGLVLSIVFAVQLRWLPTSGIETIASGRTGLSRAADIAAHLALPVATLTLAYTALFLRVMRAGMAEVWGLDFVLFARSKGLSRARIVLRHVARNALLPLVTMLGLQSAAMLGGSVVIESIFAIPGFGRLAQEAVSGRDTALLTGIIVVSAVLVVLVNLAIDIAYAALDPRVGASERGA from the coding sequence GTGAACCGAACCCTTCGATTGCTGAGACGCCGCGTGTTCGGCAGCATTCCCGTGCTGCTGATCGTCGTCGTGCTGACATTCTTGCTGCTGGAGGCGGCGGCGGGCGATGCCGTCGATGCCTATCTCCTTTCGATCGGTGGGGGAGATGCGACCATCGCGCAGTCGTTGCGCGTCTCCTACGGCCTCGACCAGTCCATGGCGGCGCGGCTCTGGCTCTACCTCACCTCGCTCGCCCGGCTCGACCTCGGCTGGTCCGTCGCCTTCGACCGGCCGGTGCGCGACCTCATCCTCGAACGCCTGCCCAACACGCTCCTGCTGATGGGCAGCGCCACGGCGCTCTCCTTCGCCATCGGCTCGGCGCTCGGCATCGTCGCCGGGGCAAAGCCCGGCAGCGGGCGCGACCGGGTCCTCTCGACGCTCTCGCTCGTCCTCTACGCCATCCCCGGCTTCTGGCTTGGCCTCGTCCTCAGCATCGTCTTTGCCGTGCAGCTGCGCTGGCTGCCCACCTCCGGCATCGAGACCATCGCCTCCGGGCGCACCGGCCTTTCGCGCGCCGCCGATATCGCCGCCCATCTGGCGCTGCCGGTCGCGACGCTGACGCTGGCCTACACGGCGCTCTTCCTGCGCGTCATGCGGGCCGGGATGGCGGAGGTCTGGGGGCTGGATTTCGTCCTCTTCGCCCGCTCCAAGGGCCTGTCGCGGGCGCGGATCGTGCTCCGGCATGTCGCGCGCAATGCGCTCCTGCCGCTCGTCACCATGCTTGGGCTGCAATCGGCCGCCATGCTCGGCGGCAGCGTCGTCATCGAGAGCATCTTCGCCATTCCCGGCTTCGGGCGGCTGGCGCAGGAGGCGGTGAGCGGGCGCGATACGGCGCTGCTCACCGGCATCATCGTCGTGAGCGCCGTGCTGGTCGTCCTCGTCAATCTGGCGATCGATATCGCCTATGCCGCGCTCGACCCGCGCGTCGGAGCCTCGGAGCGTGGCGCATGA
- a CDS encoding ABC transporter substrate-binding protein translates to MLSATPTRRTFLQAGAALLASTALPTLGLAQDAPSGGRLIVAADSEPKNLNPAIVASNGVFFVASKVVEPLAEASFDGKDGLAPRLATAWEGSQDGLSVTFHLREGVTWHDGKPFTSADVAFSALNIWKPLQNLGRVVFANLETVETPDDATAIFRFSRPTPLQLIRNALPVVSSVVPKHLYEGTDIAANPANIQLVGTGPFRFAEYKPGEYYRLTRNEAYWDKSQPKLDEIIFRVLPDRAGAGAALEAEEIQLAAFSAVPLTDLDRISKVPGIEVITKGYEALTYQLVVEINHRRKELADLKVRQAIAHAIDKKFVVDTIFLGYATASTGPVPRNAPQFYDADVPAYDFDVARANALLDEAGYARGADGKRFALKLRPAPYFNETRQFGDYLRQALAAVGIDAELVNADSAAHQKAVYTDHDFDLAVAPPVFRGDPAISTTILVQSGIPAGVSFSNQGGYANAELDAVITRAAETVDEAARTELYRQFQKLVVSDLPLINVAEWGFITVARDTVQNVASNPRWAVSNWADTALQS, encoded by the coding sequence ATGCTGAGCGCGACCCCAACCCGGCGAACCTTCTTGCAGGCGGGGGCGGCGCTGCTGGCCTCCACGGCCCTGCCGACACTCGGCCTTGCACAGGATGCCCCATCCGGCGGACGGCTGATCGTGGCGGCCGATTCTGAGCCGAAGAACCTCAACCCGGCCATCGTCGCCTCCAACGGCGTGTTCTTCGTGGCGAGCAAGGTGGTGGAGCCGCTGGCCGAGGCCTCCTTCGACGGCAAGGATGGGCTGGCGCCGCGTCTCGCCACCGCCTGGGAAGGCTCGCAGGACGGGCTTTCGGTGACGTTCCATTTGCGCGAGGGCGTGACCTGGCACGACGGCAAGCCCTTCACCTCCGCCGATGTCGCCTTCTCGGCGCTCAACATCTGGAAGCCTCTGCAGAATCTCGGCCGCGTCGTCTTCGCCAATCTGGAGACCGTCGAGACGCCCGACGATGCGACCGCGATCTTCCGCTTCTCCAGGCCCACACCGCTGCAACTCATCCGCAACGCGCTTCCCGTCGTCAGCAGCGTCGTGCCGAAACATCTCTACGAGGGCACGGACATCGCCGCCAACCCGGCGAATATCCAGCTCGTCGGTACCGGCCCCTTCCGTTTCGCCGAATACAAGCCCGGCGAATATTATCGCCTGACCCGCAACGAGGCCTATTGGGACAAAAGCCAGCCGAAGCTCGACGAGATCATCTTCCGCGTGCTGCCGGACCGCGCCGGCGCGGGCGCCGCGCTGGAGGCCGAGGAGATCCAGCTTGCCGCCTTCTCCGCCGTTCCGCTCACCGATCTCGACCGCATCTCCAAGGTGCCGGGCATCGAGGTGATCACCAAGGGCTACGAGGCACTGACCTACCAGCTCGTCGTGGAGATCAACCATCGCCGCAAGGAGCTGGCCGACCTCAAGGTGCGGCAGGCCATCGCCCATGCCATCGACAAGAAATTCGTGGTGGACACGATCTTCCTCGGCTATGCCACGGCCTCCACCGGCCCGGTGCCCAGGAACGCGCCGCAATTCTACGATGCTGACGTGCCCGCCTACGATTTCGACGTCGCCAGGGCCAATGCGCTTCTCGACGAGGCCGGCTATGCCAGGGGCGCGGACGGCAAGCGCTTTGCGCTGAAGCTGCGCCCCGCGCCCTATTTCAACGAGACGCGCCAGTTCGGCGATTACCTGCGGCAGGCGCTCGCCGCGGTCGGCATCGACGCGGAACTGGTCAACGCCGATTCCGCCGCGCACCAGAAGGCGGTCTATACCGATCACGACTTCGACCTCGCCGTCGCCCCGCCGGTCTTCCGCGGCGATCCGGCGATCTCCACGACCATCCTCGTGCAATCCGGCATTCCCGCCGGCGTCAGTTTCTCAAACCAGGGCGGCTATGCCAATGCGGAACTCGACGCGGTGATCACCAGGGCGGCGGAGACGGTGGACGAGGCCGCCCGGACGGAGCTTTACCGGCAGTTCCAGAAGCTGGTCGTCTCCGACCTGCCGCTGATCAACGTCGCCGAATGGGGGTTCATCACGGTCGCGCGCGACACGGTGCAGAACGTCGCCAGCAATCCGCGCTGGGCGGTCTCCAACTGGGCGGATACTGCGCTGCAATCGTGA
- a CDS encoding glutathione S-transferase family protein: MTVTITAFESSPDRGRGQARDMRVRWALEEVGQPYDVRLLSFAAMKEPAHIALQPFGQIPTYEEDGLALFETGAIVLHIAERHPGLLPGDAHARARAVAWMFAALNTVEPPIIEREAAGYAEGDKPWHRERMPMLDGRVHARLQALSHRLGDAEWPDGAFSAGDLMMVTVLRRLERTDLLDAYANLRPYIARAEARPAYRRAFDAQHAVFARLAR; this comes from the coding sequence ATGACCGTCACCATCACAGCCTTCGAAAGCTCGCCCGACCGCGGCAGGGGGCAGGCGCGCGACATGCGGGTGCGCTGGGCGCTGGAGGAAGTGGGCCAGCCCTACGACGTCCGCCTCCTCTCCTTCGCGGCGATGAAGGAGCCGGCCCATATCGCCCTCCAGCCCTTCGGGCAGATACCGACCTATGAGGAGGACGGCCTCGCCCTGTTCGAGACCGGCGCCATCGTCCTCCATATCGCCGAGCGCCATCCGGGCCTGCTGCCCGGGGACGCGCATGCCCGGGCGCGCGCCGTCGCCTGGATGTTCGCCGCGCTCAACACCGTGGAGCCGCCGATCATCGAGCGCGAGGCGGCCGGTTATGCTGAAGGAGACAAGCCCTGGCACAGGGAGCGCATGCCGATGCTCGACGGCCGCGTCCATGCCCGGCTGCAGGCGCTTTCCCATCGGCTCGGCGATGCCGAATGGCCCGACGGCGCCTTCAGCGCGGGCGACCTCATGATGGTGACGGTGCTGCGCCGGCTGGAGCGGACGGACCTTCTGGACGCTTATGCGAACCTTCGGCCCTATATCGCCCGCGCCGAGGCCCGTCCCGCCTACAGGCGCGCCTTCGATGCGCAGCACGCCGTCTTCGCGCGGCTCGCCAGGTGA
- a CDS encoding ABC transporter permease gives MRLLRNLLRTPEGATGLCLLVVLALVALLAPVLSPGDPLRIAGRALTAPFTDPAFPLGTDRLGRDVLAGIVHGARTSLLVGLAAACAALAIGLCVGLAAGFAGGILDEALMRVVDAFQIVPSFLLALAFVSVIGASVPVVVLAIALGAWADPARLTRAEVLSVRERDYVASARVAGMHPVEIALREILPNVLPPVLALSAIIVAAAILTEAALSFLGLGDPNIVTWGSMIAEGRNVLRSSPFLSIFPGIALVATVVGVYLLSEGLGKALAHRGGAA, from the coding sequence ATGAGGCTGCTGCGCAACCTTCTGCGGACGCCTGAGGGCGCGACAGGGCTTTGCCTTCTCGTCGTGCTCGCGCTCGTCGCGCTTCTCGCGCCGGTTCTGTCGCCGGGCGATCCCTTGCGTATCGCCGGCCGCGCGCTGACCGCGCCCTTCACCGATCCGGCCTTCCCGCTCGGCACGGACCGGCTGGGGCGCGATGTTCTGGCGGGCATCGTGCACGGCGCGCGCACCTCGCTTCTCGTCGGGCTGGCGGCGGCGTGCGCCGCCCTTGCCATCGGCCTTTGCGTCGGGCTGGCGGCGGGCTTTGCCGGCGGCATCCTCGACGAGGCGCTGATGCGGGTGGTCGATGCCTTCCAGATCGTGCCGAGCTTCCTTCTGGCGCTCGCCTTCGTCAGCGTCATCGGCGCGTCCGTGCCGGTCGTGGTGCTGGCCATCGCGCTCGGCGCCTGGGCCGATCCGGCGCGGCTGACGCGGGCCGAAGTGCTGTCCGTGCGCGAGCGCGACTATGTCGCCTCGGCGCGCGTCGCCGGCATGCATCCCGTGGAGATCGCCCTGCGGGAAATCCTGCCGAACGTGCTGCCGCCGGTTCTGGCGCTCTCGGCCATCATCGTCGCCGCCGCGATCCTGACGGAAGCGGCGCTCTCCTTCCTCGGCCTCGGCGATCCGAACATCGTCACCTGGGGATCGATGATCGCCGAGGGGCGGAACGTCCTGCGCTCCTCGCCCTTCCTGTCGATTTTCCCCGGCATCGCGCTGGTGGCGACGGTCGTCGGCGTCTATCTCCTGAGCGAGGGGCTGGGCAAGGCGCTCGCCCATCGGGGAGGGGCGGCATGA
- a CDS encoding tyrosine-type recombinase/integrase, whose translation MTAQDAPLPARLRDLTERARGYVEAASSANTRKAYASDWKHFSAWCRRQNLSPLPPDPQVVGLYITACASGAAGRGGKANTVSTIERRLSAIGWNCAQRGLSLDRGDRHIATVLAGIRNRHAAPPRQKEAILPEDLIAMLETLDRGSLRGLRDRAMLLLGFAGGLRRSEITGLDLGRDQTEDGRGWVEIFDKGALLTLRGKTGWREVEIGRGSTETTCPVAALETWIRFARIAGGPLFRRVTGKGKAVGPNRLNDQEVARLVKKTALAAGVRGDLPEAERALKFAGHSLRAGLASSAEIDERHVQKQLGHASAEMTRRYQRRRDRFRVNLTKAAGL comes from the coding sequence ATGACGGCGCAGGATGCGCCCCTTCCCGCGCGTCTGCGGGACCTCACCGAGCGCGCCCGCGGCTATGTCGAGGCGGCCAGTTCCGCCAATACGCGCAAGGCCTACGCCTCGGACTGGAAGCATTTCTCCGCCTGGTGCCGCCGGCAGAACCTTTCCCCGCTTCCGCCCGATCCGCAGGTCGTCGGCCTTTACATCACGGCCTGCGCCTCCGGCGCCGCCGGGCGCGGCGGCAAGGCCAACACCGTCTCGACCATCGAACGGCGCCTTTCGGCCATAGGCTGGAACTGCGCCCAGCGCGGCCTCTCCCTCGATCGCGGCGACCGCCACATCGCCACCGTCCTTGCCGGCATCCGCAACCGGCATGCAGCCCCGCCCCGGCAGAAGGAAGCCATCCTTCCCGAAGACCTGATCGCCATGCTGGAAACGCTCGACCGCGGCTCGCTGCGCGGCCTGCGCGACCGCGCCATGCTGCTGCTCGGCTTTGCCGGCGGCCTGCGCCGCTCGGAAATCACCGGCCTCGACCTCGGGCGCGACCAGACGGAGGACGGCCGTGGCTGGGTCGAGATCTTCGACAAGGGCGCACTCCTGACGCTGCGCGGGAAAACCGGCTGGCGCGAGGTGGAAATCGGCCGGGGTTCCACCGAAACCACCTGTCCCGTCGCCGCGCTCGAAACCTGGATCCGGTTCGCGAGGATCGCCGGAGGCCCGCTCTTCCGCCGCGTGACCGGCAAGGGCAAGGCGGTCGGCCCGAACCGCCTCAACGACCAGGAGGTGGCGCGCCTGGTCAAGAAGACGGCGCTCGCCGCCGGCGTGCGCGGCGATCTTCCCGAGGCGGAGCGGGCGCTGAAATTCGCCGGCCACTCCCTGCGCGCCGGCCTTGCCTCCTCCGCCGAGATCGACGAACGGCATGTCCAGAAACAGCTCGGCCATGCCTCGGCGGAGATGACCCGCCGCTACCAGCGCCGGCGCGACCGCTTTCGCGTCAACCTCACCAAGGCAGCCGGTCTC
- a CDS encoding DMT family transporter: MTSKTRGYLFAFLAICIFAGQDAITKYLGDRYPPLFITMIRFWAFAVFVFCFAASSPGGVRGAVTTRRPWLQIVRGLLLVAEIVVIVYSYVHAGLAMSQSIFQATPLIITVLSIPLLGETVGWRRGAAVLVGLVGVLVIINPVDIHFDMSLLLPLGASVLFALYSIATRAVSREDSAVTSLFYAGVAGAVAISLIGPFHWTEVQGADWFALAALCVCGTLSHYFLIRAYGLLPAAEVQPVTYFQLVLNVILAVSLFGEIITPNMVVGAVIVVGAGLFTIWREHQLAKRNRA, encoded by the coding sequence ATGACCTCCAAGACCCGCGGCTACCTCTTTGCCTTCCTCGCGATCTGCATCTTCGCGGGCCAGGACGCCATTACCAAATATCTCGGCGACCGCTATCCGCCGCTTTTCATCACGATGATCCGGTTCTGGGCCTTCGCGGTCTTCGTGTTCTGCTTCGCCGCCTCCTCGCCGGGCGGGGTGCGCGGCGCGGTCACGACGCGGCGTCCCTGGCTGCAGATCGTGCGCGGCCTGCTGCTGGTCGCCGAGATCGTCGTCATCGTCTATTCCTACGTCCATGCCGGCCTCGCCATGAGCCAGTCGATCTTCCAGGCGACGCCGCTGATCATCACCGTCCTGTCGATCCCGCTGCTCGGCGAGACGGTCGGCTGGCGGCGGGGCGCGGCCGTGCTTGTCGGCCTGGTCGGCGTTCTGGTGATCATCAACCCGGTCGACATCCATTTCGACATGTCGCTGCTCCTGCCGCTCGGCGCCTCCGTGCTGTTCGCCCTCTACAGCATCGCCACGCGCGCGGTCAGCCGGGAGGATTCAGCCGTGACGAGCCTGTTCTACGCGGGCGTCGCCGGCGCTGTCGCGATCTCGCTGATCGGCCCGTTCCACTGGACCGAGGTGCAGGGGGCGGACTGGTTCGCCCTCGCTGCGCTCTGCGTTTGCGGCACGCTCAGCCACTATTTCCTCATCCGCGCCTACGGGCTGCTGCCGGCCGCCGAGGTCCAGCCGGTCACCTATTTCCAGCTCGTCCTCAACGTCATCCTCGCCGTCAGCCTCTTCGGCGAGATCATCACTCCCAACATGGTGGTCGGCGCCGTCATCGTCGTCGGCGCGGGCCTCTTCACCATCTGGCGGGAGCATCAGCTCGCAAAGCGGAACCGCGCCTGA
- a CDS encoding ABC transporter ATP-binding protein produces MTALCEIRQLAVTYRGQPASALRDIDLDIRTGERLAIIGESGSGKSTFARALAGLLPDGARVAGSLRWAAGHIPRAGRDIGFVFQDPSASLNPVLTIGEQVAEGARRHLGFSRWQAEAHALEMLVRVHIPDPERTLRAFPHQLSGGQRQRVAIAAALAAKPGLLIADEPTSALDMVVQAEIVALLDELVREGGMTLVFVTHDIALASGFADRAAIFHDGQLVETGATAEVLAAPQAAYTAALIASHRDLATPPLIREAGR; encoded by the coding sequence ATGACGGCGCTTTGCGAAATCCGCCAGCTTGCCGTCACCTATCGCGGCCAGCCAGCCTCTGCTCTGAGGGATATCGATCTCGATATCCGCACCGGCGAGCGGCTGGCGATCATCGGCGAAAGCGGCTCCGGCAAGAGCACCTTCGCGCGGGCGCTCGCCGGCCTTTTGCCGGATGGCGCGCGCGTTGCGGGAAGCCTGCGCTGGGCGGCTGGGCATATTCCGCGCGCCGGCCGCGATATCGGCTTCGTCTTCCAGGACCCGTCCGCCAGCCTCAATCCGGTTCTGACTATCGGTGAACAGGTCGCCGAAGGCGCGCGCCGCCACCTCGGGTTTTCGCGCTGGCAAGCTGAGGCCCATGCGCTAGAGATGCTGGTGCGCGTGCACATTCCCGATCCCGAAAGGACCCTCCGCGCCTTCCCTCATCAACTCTCTGGCGGCCAGCGCCAGCGTGTGGCGATTGCGGCGGCGCTGGCGGCGAAGCCCGGCCTGCTGATCGCCGACGAGCCGACCAGCGCGCTCGACATGGTGGTGCAGGCGGAGATCGTCGCGCTGCTCGACGAACTCGTGCGTGAGGGCGGTATGACGCTGGTCTTCGTCACCCACGATATCGCGCTCGCCTCCGGCTTTGCCGACCGGGCGGCGATCTTCCATGACGGGCAGCTTGTCGAAACCGGCGCGACGGCCGAGGTTCTCGCCGCACCGCAGGCGGCCTATACCGCCGCGCTGATCGCCAGCCACCGCGACCTTGCGACACCGCCGCTGATCCGGGAGGCGGGCCGATGA
- a CDS encoding MDR family MFS transporter gives MNDAHHPNGTAAVAPPVLSEREKNVIIAGVLLSMLLAALDQTIVAPAMPTIGHALGHADYLPWIVTGYLLTATAMAPLYGKLSDIHGRRRTIFAAIAIFLVGSLINALAPNMPTLIAGRLVQGLGGGGLFALTQTVIGDLVPPRERARYAAWISGTWAVASIAGPLLGGAFAEHLHWSLIFWINIPLGFIVVAIINRPLKKLPLPSRAHSIDAAGAALLVAATSVLLLALNWGGSRYAWLSLAILGLLALSALLWAAFAFRLRRAAEPLISLEVLADPVVRCGTLAIFLVQAANVGLSVYIPLYVQSFHGLSAADAGFTMVGILMGTVFGAVASGRTIPKAVHYKWIALAGALFSVLCLSILAFFAGRTSLPTFELLIFCVGFGTGMTFPVTTVSVQNAVDQAHLGVATGVLTFLRSLGGALGVAILGAIALGNGLPLVGETVQASETGSLPATAFTYIFVACASSMALSLVLFHMMPERPLRGSVRDEPPVSME, from the coding sequence ATGAATGATGCCCATCACCCGAACGGCACGGCAGCAGTAGCGCCCCCTGTCCTGTCGGAGCGCGAGAAGAACGTCATCATCGCCGGCGTGCTCCTGTCCATGCTGCTGGCGGCCCTCGACCAGACCATCGTCGCCCCCGCCATGCCGACGATCGGCCATGCGCTCGGCCATGCGGACTACCTGCCGTGGATCGTGACGGGCTATCTGCTGACCGCGACCGCCATGGCGCCGCTCTACGGCAAGCTATCGGACATCCACGGGCGGCGGCGGACGATCTTCGCCGCCATCGCGATCTTCCTCGTCGGCTCGCTGATCAACGCGCTCGCCCCCAACATGCCGACGCTGATCGCCGGCCGCCTCGTACAGGGGCTCGGCGGCGGCGGGCTGTTCGCGCTGACGCAGACGGTCATCGGCGACCTCGTGCCCCCGCGCGAGCGCGCCCGCTACGCGGCCTGGATCTCCGGGACCTGGGCCGTGGCGAGCATCGCCGGCCCGCTGCTCGGCGGCGCCTTCGCCGAACATCTCCACTGGTCGCTGATCTTCTGGATCAATATCCCGCTCGGCTTCATCGTGGTGGCGATCATCAACCGGCCGCTAAAGAAGCTGCCGTTGCCCAGCCGCGCGCACAGCATCGATGCGGCCGGGGCCGCGCTGCTCGTCGCGGCGACCTCGGTCCTGCTGCTCGCGCTCAACTGGGGCGGCAGCCGCTATGCCTGGCTTTCCCTCGCCATCCTCGGCCTTCTGGCCCTGTCGGCCCTCCTGTGGGCCGCCTTCGCCTTCAGGCTGCGGCGCGCGGCCGAGCCGCTCATCTCGCTGGAAGTCCTCGCCGATCCGGTCGTGCGCTGCGGAACGCTGGCGATCTTCCTCGTACAGGCGGCCAATGTCGGCCTGTCCGTCTATATCCCGCTCTATGTGCAATCGTTCCACGGCCTGTCCGCCGCCGACGCGGGCTTCACCATGGTCGGCATCCTGATGGGTACCGTGTTCGGTGCGGTGGCGAGCGGCCGGACGATCCCGAAGGCCGTCCACTACAAATGGATCGCCCTTGCCGGCGCGCTGTTCAGCGTCCTGTGCCTCTCCATCCTCGCCTTCTTCGCCGGACGAACCTCGCTGCCCACCTTCGAACTGCTGATCTTCTGCGTGGGCTTCGGCACGGGCATGACCTTCCCGGTCACCACGGTCTCCGTGCAGAACGCCGTCGATCAGGCGCATCTCGGCGTGGCGACCGGCGTGCTGACCTTCCTGCGCTCCCTCGGCGGTGCCCTCGGCGTGGCGATCCTCGGCGCCATCGCGCTCGGCAACGGCCTGCCGCTCGTCGGCGAGACCGTGCAGGCGAGCGAGACGGGCAGCCTGCCGGCGACGGCCTTCACCTACATCTTCGTCGCCTGCGCCAGTTCCATGGCGCTGTCGCTCGTCCTCTTCCACATGATGCCTGAAAGGCCGCTGCGCGGCAGCGTCCGGGACGAGCCGCCGGTGAGCATGGAATAG
- a CDS encoding methionine ABC transporter permease, producing MSPDMLFDILWKSLLQTLHMVAVSGLVGSLIGLPIGVFLATSARGELFPAPALNSAIGLVVNAARSTPFIILVVAIIPFTRLLTGTSIGTTAAIVPLTIATVPFFARLVEAAIRDVDKGLIEAARAMGATPMQIVLKVLLAEARPAILLAFTMTIVSLIGYSAMVGAVGGGGLGDLGIRYGYQRFMPEVMLAVVVVLIVLVQLVQSAGDALARRFDKRNRKT from the coding sequence ATGTCGCCTGACATGCTCTTCGACATTCTCTGGAAATCGCTGCTGCAGACGCTGCACATGGTCGCCGTCTCGGGTCTCGTCGGCTCGCTGATCGGCCTGCCCATCGGCGTCTTCCTCGCTACCAGCGCGCGGGGCGAGCTGTTCCCGGCCCCGGCGCTCAATTCCGCGATCGGTCTCGTCGTCAACGCGGCGCGCTCCACGCCTTTCATCATCCTCGTCGTCGCCATCATCCCCTTCACGCGCCTTCTGACGGGCACGTCCATCGGCACGACGGCAGCCATCGTGCCGCTCACCATCGCCACCGTCCCGTTCTTCGCGCGCCTCGTGGAAGCGGCGATCCGCGACGTGGACAAGGGTCTGATCGAGGCGGCCCGCGCCATGGGCGCGACGCCGATGCAGATCGTCCTGAAGGTGCTCCTCGCCGAGGCACGGCCGGCGATCCTTCTCGCCTTCACCATGACCATCGTCAGCCTGATCGGCTATTCGGCCATGGTCGGGGCGGTCGGCGGCGGCGGTCTCGGCGACCTCGGCATCCGCTACGGCTACCAGCGCTTCATGCCCGAGGTCATGCTGGCGGTGGTCGTGGTGCTGATCGTCCTCGTCCAGCTCGTGCAGAGCGCGGGCGACGCGCTCGCCCGCCGCTTCGACAAGCGCAACCGCAAAACCTGA
- a CDS encoding MetQ/NlpA family ABC transporter substrate-binding protein, giving the protein MMKFLVTAALAALVSGTALAEDIKIGVTPGEHAQIMEKVKDVAAQKGLNIEILEFSDYVVPNQALADGDLNANSFQHQPYLDNQIADRGFDLVSVGKTITTPMGVYSKKVKNLGELAEGATVAIPNDPTNGGRALLVLAKEGLIKVNPEAGLKAGPADVTENPKNITFAELDAAQLPRSLDDVDAAVINTNYALEAGLHPKSDAIAIEGAESPYANLIVVRSADKDAPWVKTLVEAYHDDSIKAFINEEFKGALIPSW; this is encoded by the coding sequence ATGATGAAATTCCTCGTCACCGCGGCCCTCGCCGCCCTCGTCAGCGGCACTGCGCTCGCCGAAGACATCAAGATCGGCGTCACGCCGGGCGAGCACGCGCAGATCATGGAAAAGGTCAAGGACGTCGCCGCCCAGAAGGGCCTTAACATCGAGATCCTCGAATTCTCGGATTACGTCGTGCCGAACCAGGCGCTGGCCGATGGCGACCTCAACGCCAATTCCTTCCAGCACCAGCCCTATCTCGACAACCAGATCGCCGATCGCGGCTTCGACCTCGTCAGCGTCGGCAAGACGATCACCACCCCGATGGGCGTCTATTCCAAGAAGGTGAAGAACCTCGGCGAGCTGGCCGAAGGCGCGACCGTCGCCATTCCGAACGACCCGACCAACGGCGGCCGCGCGCTTCTCGTCCTCGCCAAGGAAGGCCTCATCAAGGTCAACCCGGAAGCAGGCCTCAAGGCCGGCCCGGCCGACGTGACGGAAAACCCGAAGAACATCACCTTCGCCGAACTCGACGCCGCCCAGCTTCCGCGCTCGCTCGACGACGTCGACGCGGCCGTCATCAACACCAACTATGCGCTGGAAGCCGGCCTTCACCCGAAGTCCGACGCCATCGCCATCGAAGGCGCCGAATCGCCCTATGCCAACCTGATCGTCGTGCGCAGCGCCGACAAGGACGCCCCCTGGGTAAAGACGCTCGTCGAGGCCTATCACGACGACAGCATCAAGGCCTTCATCAACGAGGAGTTCAAGGGCGCGCTAATCCCCTCCTGGTAA